The genomic interval CCAACAAACGCCACGACAAGGCAACAACCAGAAgccttcacgcaaccgcaagctTCGAGCAACCACAagcttcacgcaaccgcaagcttcatgcaaccgcagacttcacgcaaccgcagcctacaacgcagtctacaacgcaaccctcaacgcagacttcaaacgcagtccgctacatgtccccacaactagtgaccatgtcaaacaactccgcagctttcgccacaacaagacgcaacccggagacaacaaccaaatggatccactactgttgatccgccagcaccgctcatcacaccttcgatgattcatcacctcgatgagcccatgcaggacgccgcagcctgcacaacagcaccgtccagaccgtcacaaaccttcactaccattgtaacgaccgcaacagtaacatggtgtgaaagtacatatggaccagctaccaacacaacccgctgttgagtcaacccactccagcacaaccggcgaaacaaatcgccactgagccaactagctccaacacaacacagccgctgtcgagacaactaactccagcaccaATCAGCAAAACGCCTGCACAACAACACCGTCCAGACCACCAACCTTGACTATCAACGTAGCCTAGACAGAATAAGCAACATGGTAGAAAAGAACAACTCGGACTGGTACGCAAAAAgagacccgctgtcgagacaaccgactccagcacaaccaacgaagaccagcactcaacgcacttcgctaACCAACAGTCTCCACACAAatcccgctgtcgagacaactaactccagcacaaccaacgaagaccagcactcaacgcacttcgtaaaccaacgttcttcacgcaagatccgctgtcgagacaactaactccagcacaaccaacgaagaccagcactcaacgcacttcgtcaaccaacgttcttcaagcaagatccgctgtcgagacaactaactccagcacaaccaacgaagaccagcactcaacgcacttcgtcaaccaacgttcttcacgcaagacccgctgccgagacaactaacttcAGCACcaccagcaaaacagtcacgcgaatgactccacgcagaacacagcagcctgcacaacagcaccatccaagccatcacaaaccttcactgccaacgcagctcgcccaaaataagcaacctggtagagaacaagacttggaccggcatgcaacacaagacccgctgtcgagacaactttctccagcacaaccggacaaacaacgacgccatcgagtcaatagactccaacacatcgagattcccacaaaatcacacacatcgctaacactcaccggagagccatgtaggaatctcgtcgtcgtcatcgtcatcgaaaccttcgagaatattccgcaacaacaaaatacatcgagcggaacaccatcaagcattccagaaaattcgacgcctcgacgaaaacaaaattcctctcgtacgcgtcaataaccacttccatcaagcattccagaaaattcgacgcctcgacgaaaacaaaattcctttcgtacgcatcaataaactaaatgctcgtacgaccacttccatcaagcattccagaaaattcgacgcctcgacgaaaacaaaattcctctcgtacgcgtcaataaccacttccaccaagcattccaaaaacactataaaaggaggtacaacccaaacaacaccagtcgacccagagcagcaagcgtcgacacacagcagcagaccagtcaacatacagctcctgaccagccaccactacactacgcggacttggaagatcaaccagccggacgagccagcaacacactgccgtatccagagaccttccgtacatagctgaatgctgagccagcgacactctaccatatccagagaccgctgaacgacatacttttgcccacaaataccatacctttgtacaaccataggcaaacaataaaactttataaaactagcacaacagtgtttcgttaggccgggatacggtcaacacacatgtaacccgcctacattggtactaatccgacgtgatctacacaaccttctgatcatccaacagcgctgtcaacacatcgctaccccgcctacattggtgaccccatctttgaaccacacaacagtgtttcgttaggccgggatacggtcaacacatcgtaccccgcctacaaccactataaaaatactttaaaataaaattagtattcTTCAACCTCATGATTATcacattttttcttatatttatttatatcgatAATTGAGCTTAAACGTTTGTAGGAAATCAGCACAACTCTAGCAATTTGACCCGCCAGAATTTAGGGACAAAGGATAACCCTTACACCAGAAGTTTTCCTCGATCAGTTCAACCACCAGTTGGTCAGTCGGCCCACACAGCAATTCGATAAAAGTCGAGTTACCCATTCAGATAGTGATCgttttatttctgttttttttgtGCACCGTCCACTatcctataaaaatatattctttcttattaaaattataggggatgaacgaatgagacgactggcatgttaatgcacatGCTTTTATTATGGAAGCCAGAGACGGAGTGGCGTAGCGACTCTGAACACGGGCGAGTTTGGTCCCatctcgcaggaaggtgacctaactcgaccatgtcatataGCAAACCcccacaaaataaaaaaataatcgtataGAAAAAAAGACCCGTTACAACCCCATATTTACAAAACTTTAAAagcttaaaggtctgttcatacttaacagcactgcacgactctgtttcaaatatgtcattttattacatttctattcatatctacctacacgtcgcggtcacgttacgttcacagcactttggccgagtgcaaggcaaaatcggcttacttatacattacaggccatgacgatacggcgcaatattgcttacgtcgtattgtcgagtacttacaatatgaatgcatacacgtgcattcgtagctacgcgtcagaatacaagtcagcaaaaatgtttcggcgtttatcgaacgaaaaattatgcaaaatcgcgttgttgttggaagaagaagctcaagaaggcaataaaaaagcacggaggcgttttgatgtgcatcccatgttaaaaatagaaaaaccgaaggagagttttgaacactgtataaggagcttgtagatgatgaacaaaattttttaaatatttccgtaaaaaatttaaaaaaattttaaatattgttacgcACGCCGCGgattacgtaaattttttttaaatatttgcgccaaaaccatgtcgaaagattgaacagctgtcatcTGTCACTATcaataattggtccaaaacagcaaagcggcagactcatggcacgtaattcgcgtgtatatttccacgatggccaaaaaaacggatatgatacgttgacggatgttgctgtaaggtatgaacaggaaatgtcgggtactgctgtaagcctgccgtggcgtaaacgtaacggttggtatgaatatacccatacaaaatgtaccaaagaatacttttcgtacggccggatacctgctgaagtcggtacgtgctgactaggtatgaacaaacCTTTATTCACAGACAAAAGGGATGCGTTAAGGGCAGAGCCACGCAACCTCTTGATATTCgtggcacacattgtttacggcTCGTAGAGTTTGGCAActacgtacattttattttagatatcgatgtgtAGACGCTAATTCCGATTGACAGGGATTCTTATATGTAATCTGAATCTGCATAAAGTTGTATGGGGAGGTTGGTAGTGGCGTGTGGTGGGTGGCGGGTGGCAGCTAGTTGGTGTCGGTGGTGTGGTCAGAGTGTGGTGTAGTCATGTAGTGGAGTGACGCAGGAGAGCCGTTGACGTTGTCGTTTGGAAGAGTGCGAGCTGATCCTGCGACCCTCCGGAGACCAACTCCTCAGGCAGGTTTTGCACACCATCCGCCCTCTCGCTCCctctcccctcccctccccctctCCCGCCACTCGCCGTTCGATCGGCCCAAGGTGGGAAGGTGGGAAGGTGGGAAGGTGGGAAGGTGGTAACCCACAGCCTGTCATCGCTGACCTCGCTGATTGTGAACCTCATTGACAACATTGTGATTCCGAACTTTGTTTCATCACTCGTATACCAACAAACCACTTACACTTTGGTCTTTGGCCGATTTCGACAGTTCAACCCTGGCCTTGTTCAAAGGCCATCCATTTTGTCCATTTCATATCTATTTATCTAACAACAATTTTGTTGTATCTTTTAGATTCGGTTCTCGATTGATATAAGATGGATCCGCCTGACTTGTCTACCGAACGAGATCAAATTAAGCACTATCGTGAACTTGCTGAGCAATACTATCAaaagtttgtattatttttcatttatgtgACATTTTTAATGGCTTTATGtgtgtaattttatttgtttttaataaaacgataatatttagataacatcATTCAAAGAAAGTGTTATTTTCAGAAATGTAGATTTACAAAAAGAATTTGATGATTACACCACAGCATCAGCTCAATTAGAAAAAGAGCTGGAAACCACtattgatcaaaaagaaaagACAGTTCGTGAATTAcgacaacaaaatcaaagattgGACAGagaaactgaaaatttaaaGGTTAATACacatttcgtatttattattatagtgGTTATTTGTACGTTGGGGTATCGGGCTAATTGTTGGGgagataaatttgtaaatttatgtacatattttttacagaaaAGAAATGATAGACTTCAACAAGAATACTCTCAAATGGAAAATGAActtaaagttttaaaaaatgaaaaagagcgTCATTTATCTTATATAAGAGAATTAGAACAAACCAATGATGATTTAGAAAGGACTCGAaggtgaattatttttaaattttaaatccttTAATATTGTGGGCGTAAGTTTTAATTTCTGTTTTGTAATTTATAGAGTTGTAACTGAATCGGTAGCCGGAATTGAAACTCTTTTAAATCAAGCCTATGAAAGAATCGCTGTTTTAGAAAGTGAAGTTGAGGAAAGAGAAGGTTTACGTACTAAACTTCAACGTGTAACCGATGAACTTAGAGGtatgatattttatacatactcttttaaattaaaaacaaacgacATTAACTTTGAATATGTTAAACATTTCAGATGTAAAGCAAGAGTTGTATGTTAAAGAAGTTGTACCCAATGGAAATAGTCCTGCTACCCCAGCTGTTAGGAAATCTAGCATAGATCAAAATGATGTTAGCAAAAAACTCTTTAACGGACACATTGCCGTGGACTCGAATCGTTTGATGGAAACCGAAACCCAGACAAGCCTAACAGGCACTCCATTAAAATGTAAAGTTTtccttaaaattataatttgtacTTTGTTGATCAACCATTGAGTTCATTATTCATGTTTGTTATACGATGACCATTTTTCGTTATTATTTATCTGTACTATtgctatgaatatatttttgtacatattattgttaaattattCATCATTTCATTAATACTCATTAGGTGATGTGACTTTAAATGGCAATACCATGACACCGTCATCAAGAATTTCGGCACTTAATATTGTAGGCGATCTGCTCCGTAAAGTTGGGGTAACtatacttttataatatttctatttttttttgtcatacgtAAAAAAGGTGTACACGTGGGGAATAGTTACACATGAtttgcatttttcatatatatatatatatatatatatatatatatcatgataaaatgaaatttacgaGTTTCTTTTGCTTGTAGAATACATGAAATGTAAATGGGGTGTTTCTATTGTGGCGTGTATTTTTGGTATGCACTTTGCCTTATATCCACTTTTGCATGCAATTTATTTTAGACCGTAAATTTGGCTACGTCTTATATTATTTCCCTGTATTTTttggtaattaaaattttcgctTATTTTGGAAATGGTTTATCGTAtacacttatatacatatatgtagaacttgaacatttatttaatcaatacatatatacatttgtgtgaatatattttttttcaagattggtttttatttggaaaaatgTGTTTAAAACCGATTGTtccttatgtatttttttttcattattgtataGTAGTGCATGTTTTGTGTTGCTTACAGCTTGAAAGATTTCTTTGCCCCGAATGCAGTAAAGTTAGGtgtatttgtttgaaaattgaaaaaacttcACTCCCAGATAAAGAGGAAGTCCAGAACGTGCACTGTCAGTCTCCGTCGGCAGATACTGAACCAACTCGATTGTCATTCTTTAACTTTAGCAAGTTAAGGATTTCTCAACCTGAATTAGTTGTGCCATATAATTCTAACGATGAGTCTCGTTTAACGAATACTGAATCTAGTCAATTACCGACTCAAAGTGATGtagagtttcaaaatgaaaaaaataattccacAAACAGTACAACGAATAGTAGCAAAGCCGCTCTCCCGAAAGATGTGtgcattaatttatttagaaattcatCAATAAGAAGATCTAATGCCGTACCTAGACCGCCCCCAAGATCTCCAACTAAAGGAAAGCCAAATGTATAGCTCTTAATAACTTAACCTACTACTTGACATAAAGTTACCTAATTATTTTAACTCATTCCATTCACATTAATGATATAtttgcttattatttatatttatttagcctcttgttattttttaacattttaggCATGATTTCAAAACTAGATTAcggtgcatttaaaaataaaaatcgtcaaagaaatctcattttaaaaatgataaaaaaaatgatatttcttGATTTCTAAACTATGGTCATTATAgtcataattttataaatacatacatatttatttatataatatgtaaaaaatttgccattattttttagtttttttaattttcatatataatattatatgtacattttgaaatAGTGTGCTTTATTTTGTAAAGTATATTAATAAGTTGAATTTGTGCCCATATTACGATAAGAATATCTTTggaattacaatttaattttcacatattaaCTTTAGTTATTATCTAAGTTAATATGTTTTTAAGCTAAGTAGCATGAGTACAAAAATGTTCAAACGCAATGATCTTATTTGCATGTGACTTTTACCAAATGTGCAGTTTTTTCTGCATTTGAGCAATATGCCTTCAAATTAACTATgaaattgaatgattttttttatttaaatatattaaacgaaTTACAtcgtaacttttttttaaatatgatttacatAGGTTTTGATGAAATTgcctacatattttcaattcgaatgaattttatttttacattaaacgtACTATCTTATTTTGAATCGCCCAACAAGTCACATAAAATAGGCAttctatatttcatttcatggcTGTCTACAATAGAGGGAAAATATGGTATCCCTATTGGTCAGCTAAGATGCTCCGACTAATAAGGATCACATATCTTAAGTGTTATTAACAAAGTTTTTCGATGAATAGGAATTGAGATATAAAGTCTGCCTATTGAAAAGACTACGGAAATGAAATATAGATGCGTTTAAGGTATAATCTATGTTACCCAACATAGTACATAAATACcacaaattatgaaaaatattcttattggATAAAAAGggttcgatatatatgtatgtagttgtgtaaattgtagtttatttttctaatattaaaattaagtaagtaattatattatatctctgtatttgtaatatttaatttaaattaaataagtttcAAAATTTTGAGATTGAGCCTGTGATCACATGCTTACTGATTAGTTTATCATACCatcattaatataattttgaaacttatgtgtatattgaaaatgaaattagGTGTGTTAGTcaccttttaaatatgtttataacaaagcaacatttttaaacatgaaattttgcttatataagtttttttcaagtaaaactagaaaaaaactattaacatattaaaataacatatttatatttatttaattatgcatactaaattttatataaaaattaaattatctctgaaaatcttttttattttattatggatCCTGAaatgaagttttttttgttaACTATTAATCAACTTTTAAGCTTATTGATTATCTTAACCCATATGACTGCGCTTTCACGCTTTGAAATATGCATAGATGATTAAAtgcaaaaattacataaaattaaaacctTTGTTTTCCATATAGACATTAAATTATCAAACTAAAATAATTGTGAAGtggaaataattattatacaataaactAGATAGAAGTACACAAAGAGGTAtgtaaatgtacaatatttagtttCCTTGCTTTTTGATTTGCACATTTCTGTATATAGAGCACCTACGTAACTGCGACTTCCTCTTTTTAATTTGGTGATTcgataattcatttttttttctatgaaaGAAAGCATTCATTGTATCCAATACAAAAATTGGAAAGGTAAGTTATTATAATCTTTGTTGTGTACCTTTGGGACATGTTGAAATTATTGCTTGGGCaagtaaaataaaaccatttttatacaaaaaaaaaattatgtgttgTTCGTCTCTCATTCACGTTGAATCATTCTTGATTAACTTTAATGTCTAGATGTAAAATATCTGTCTTATTTTCCATTTACACCCAATTTATTCTTCTAATACATTAGACGACTCTAATTGAAAATCTTTTATGTCTTCCAAAATCTTGATTCCTTAATGAACGttacaaatttttgttttaggGACTTGAATCAAAATTAGCTTCATGTAGAGCTCCTACACATACTCGGGACTCGTCGCATGGTTCATCTGATTTTACTAGAGATCCTTACAGGTACCTATCATTGTCCTTGGTTTACTATAACTTAATAGATactaaaattttccaataacCTTTAGCATTTCTCTCATCTCATTAAATTAcgcttttatttaaataatatgcatACCTGCATATGTGTTGTTATATTTTatcgtttaatattatttaaacaagtttttgtgtataaataacCAATATCTCTTAGGTAAGAGTGTGTTTTATTTCGCAGAATGCGCAGAATCGGCAGTCGAGGTCCGTCATCGCCAGCTATTACTCCAAATTATATTCACTGAATTTTATGTTGATTCTTTTGTATTGTGTTGGTGTTTTTATGTTACTATTTTTTAATCAGAACTGTGCTTGATAAAAAgtgaaatatgataaataatcctAGTTACTGgaaattaaattatgaattccttcaattaattaattataatgcgttctattataattttacattataagcgtagtgtatgtatgatatattttgAATGTTATGATTTGTTtctataatgtattttaaatatttaagattATTATAGTTTGTTGCAAGTAACTTTTTGTTACTTAATTTTTGTCATACAAGTCGTTTTTTATCATGTCTGTAACACTAATcacacattttttacttttttgtagttgaTGTTGCTTATAGAACAGGACATTCAATTATGCCAttaattgtattctttatttCATAAAACTACTCTGTATAGCATACTCgagtttcaataaaattaaattaagcaaaccAGGACTAGAAACGTCCAAGTCATTAAAAGAATGAATTCAAATGACTACGATATTAAATAATACAGCTGCCTATTATCCTATTTTCGTTATATTCTGTTTATATTAACTAGGAAATCGATAAGATAATTAATTCCAAGATTTCATTTCACCGTCCAGCTATTGTATCGAGTGTGCTGTATTATCCATATGCATCATATTTTCGCATAAAAATCTACAAAACTATGAACTTTAGTTTTATCTTTCTTGCTCaaacatgttttgtatttaatttatgaaaactTTTACTGAATTAGTTGATTTAtcactaaattaaatttcactaaAAATAAGACCACTGTATGCGTAAAATGTAAGCCTATTATTAATTTGGCCATTGTCTATATTAAATCGCTAATACCTGTTGTGTAAGTGaacagtatattttattttaattcaaatcgtTCATTCAGTTTGACAATTTACAAAGCGATGTTGAAAACTATGTGGATCCCAATTTTTTGTAATAGTCCTCATTGTAATTTTATGTTTGCTCTGGCCATGAGATTGGATCTGTTTTGTGTCttcatttcttcaaaaattgaatttgataaaGTTCTCTACTAATATTCGTTTAGCAATAATTCCAACACGCTATGATAAGTTATCAAATAGTTTCcacaatatttaattgtaaaataaattcctcaaaaaatcaaaataatgttACATATTTACAACGCGAAGAAGATGTGTGTATTGTTCTAACAAATATTAGAATAagaaaattatttgtattttggaattttttggATCTCCGTTGTCTTTGTAATTGTATTAGTTTCTTTATTAACATTCtcattaaaataatgttaatgatcattaatagttttaaacatttgtaattaaatgTAGCTGCATATGACATAATCAATTACatactgtttatatttttaactgatttgaattaaatatcaaGGAGATTGTactaattttgaaatataacagTATTAAGCATGTgatatcttttaatttttattaaaaaaatatttttgataagtGGATTTAGGATCTTCGCAGCTTTCATTTCAGATAAGTGacctaatatttttaataaatttaaattagttttaaaGTAAATAgttctaaatatttttatccagtATTGACGTTGTAACATTATTGAtttctaaaataaatgaatataaattaaaatcatgtaACTATGATATATCTCCAAATTTTGCTTGCGACGTGTAAAATATGACTGGAACTTTCATTTTCACCTATGTCAtacttttgaaatatgtattctTTTAGTAactcttttattaaaattaacgtTTTTGtcataatagaaaataaacatgctcggaaaattaaatatgaaaattgtatCTTGAAATTCTACATAATTTCACCTGCGTTGCTAGTAATGCTTTATATTCagtaaatacttaaaaatatatgtaaatatgaaaataatttaagagcAGTTGCATATTATAATGTTATACAGCTTaactattttttacaaaaatagttGAAAAATCACATTAGTGccttttcaaaaattatatatacatatatatgtagaattataaatgaataaaatctgatatcccaaataaaaaaatatatatatatacatacatgaataattCATTGTGattgtatttttgaattatgttttgttcaatctataaatttatataagacATTTGGAAAAACaagatgaattttttttcgtgCCATCTTTTCATACAGTTTGTTAAATAATCTCAGtctaaaaacacatacatatataatagtaacTGCTTTGATTCTTTGGTGAATCACATGTTTAGATGTGAAGTTTTTGTACGGTAATTTTCAAAAACTGCTATTTAAGTATTACTTATCATTTCCTTTGTCAATTCGTACATTTTCATTGCAAGATATGTTCAATTGATACAATTAGATGTCGCACTATCGCAAGTCACTTAAGTATCACCATTAAATGTAATTTGTGGTGTGTACACCTTCACTTATTGCATTATGTGAAATTTTGGTGttcgcaatatatatatatatatatatatatatatatatatatatatatatatatatatatatatatatatatatatatatatatatatatatatatattgtaatttgcaaatataataatttaaaaaaattaaaatgtgtgCAAACTTTAAaggttcttttatttattttcataataatcatTGGgagatgaatgtacatattttactcgataaaaaaatgtgttcatGTTCATACTGAATACAAAAGACTTCCTCGCCACAATTTTGGTACGATTTCTCCCCATTTGATGTTTTTTTGGGGTTGCAGTTGTATGGTTTTTGAACTTTTCAGGATATGGGACAATGAAACAGTTTTCAACTGTACAAGCAGGACTACAAAGTTACTTTTTACTGTCATATCTTGTATGACCGTTATGTGGACATTacctagaataaaaaaaaaatgtttgacaaAACTATAAGAATTTATATGAACTTATTatgaagaaattatttttacctGAAATTTTGGTTGACCTTAAAATCCACAAGATCATTGAATATATGGGAAGTGATAATATATTAACTTgcgttttcattaaaatttctgtcaatatgattattattactctaaactaaaatcaaattaaaaaaaatacaatataaactacATTAAAATCTTCATTTCAAACATAAGCACCATAACTTACAGTAGTAAACACAACGTAGTACATAATGGTTGTgggtaataaaaataacatcattGTAAATCCTAGAGTTCCTATAAATAGTTGATGATGATTATAGTGGCAAGTATCAACACCGCCTCTTagtggattatatttttttcccaaAAATAGTCTCCAAAGTGCTATTATGCCACTTATTTGTACATTATATAACCTGAAAAACAAACGAAATTATAAATGTGAaggataaataaatatcttgatgaaatttgaaaaattgattaCCTGGcagcataaatataaatacaataaatatgtagactTGCAAATGAAAGCAAATCGGCTAATATTGCCGCTTGGAAAGTGATTCCAAATGTTCCCatgtatttaaatgtttgaagggaaaatttcaatacatctctagatatttctgaaaataattattaaaaa from Arctopsyche grandis isolate Sample6627 chromosome 9, ASM5162203v2, whole genome shotgun sequence carries:
- the nudE gene encoding nuclear distribution protein nudE isoform X1, whose product is MDPPDLSTERDQIKHYRELAEQYYQKNVDLQKEFDDYTTASAQLEKELETTIDQKEKTVRELRQQNQRLDRETENLKKRNDRLQQEYSQMENELKVLKNEKERHLSYIRELEQTNDDLERTRRVVTESVAGIETLLNQAYERIAVLESEVEEREGLRTKLQRVTDELRDVKQELYVKEVVPNGNSPATPAVRKSSIDQNDVSKKLFNGHIAVDSNRLMETETQTSLTGTPLKCDVTLNGNTMTPSSRISALNIVGDLLRKVGLERFLCPECSKVRCICLKIEKTSLPDKEEVQNVHCQSPSADTEPTRLSFFNFSKLRISQPELVVPYNSNDESRLTNTESSQLPTQSDVEFQNEKNNSTNSTTNSSKAALPKDVCINLFRNSSIRRSNAVPRPPPRSPTKGKPNV
- the nudE gene encoding nuclear distribution protein nudE isoform X2; the encoded protein is MDPPDLSTERDQIKHYRELAEQYYQKNVDLQKEFDDYTTASAQLEKELETTIDQKEKTVRELRQQNQRLDRETENLKKRNDRLQQEYSQMENELKVLKNEKERHLSYIRELEQTNDDLERTRRVVTESVAGIETLLNQAYERIAVLESEVEEREGLRTKLQRVTDELRDVKQELYVKEVVPNGNSPATPAVRKSSIDQNDVSKKLFNGHIAVDSNRLMETETQTSLTGTPLKCDVTLNGNTMTPSSRISALNIVGDLLRKVGGLESKLASCRAPTHTRDSSHGSSDFTRDPYRMRRIGSRGPSSPAITPNYIH